A DNA window from Boseongicola sp. contains the following coding sequences:
- a CDS encoding OsmC family peroxiredoxin translates to MEHTTLTKPVNNGVNVEALLGAREALTQAPPAAQFTWRANCEWLDGAHSRSTINGFFGLGEDQTRDEVFAVESDHPALFAASDNAATPLEIVLAALASCLTGGVASIAQHRGVQLNSVQVEVEGDMDMSGVLGIDPDVRNGFNAIRVKFHIDADATPEEIAGIVSQSQKRSAIYDVITNPSNVRTSIA, encoded by the coding sequence ATGGAACATACAACTCTGACCAAACCCGTCAACAATGGTGTCAACGTCGAAGCCCTTTTGGGTGCACGCGAAGCGCTGACCCAAGCCCCACCCGCCGCACAGTTCACCTGGCGCGCGAATTGTGAATGGCTTGATGGGGCGCATAGCCGCTCGACCATCAACGGATTTTTCGGCCTTGGAGAAGATCAAACGCGCGACGAGGTTTTCGCCGTCGAAAGCGATCACCCGGCGCTGTTTGCAGCCTCGGACAATGCCGCAACGCCTCTCGAGATTGTCCTTGCGGCCCTGGCCAGCTGCCTGACTGGCGGCGTTGCCTCCATTGCTCAGCATCGCGGCGTTCAACTGAATTCGGTGCAGGTCGAAGTTGAGGGCGACATGGACATGTCCGGTGTTCTGGGGATCGACCCGGACGTGCGCAACGGCTTCAACGCAATTCGGGTAAAGTTCCACATCGACGCCGATGCGACGCCCGAGGAAATCGCGGGCATCGTCTCACAGTCGCAAAAGCGCTCAGCGATCTACGATGTCATCACCAACCCCAGCAACGTTCGCACGTCGATTGCGTGA
- a CDS encoding pyridine nucleotide-disulfide oxidoreductase yields the protein MKRTTAVIIGAGQSGLAMSFELMNRGIDHIILERGEVANSWRHERWDSLRLLTPNRMNNLPGVPYDGPDNDGFMSVSELIDRFDACLKKTAFPVQLGTTVLSVKPLSSGYIVQTDQGTIEAKIVVMATGANVHPKIPAFSHAFPKDIVQTNPLHYKRPSDLPHGKTLVVGASASGLQLAKELQCSGRQVTLAVGNHTRMPRSYRGSDILEWMARIGVTNTLYSDAPDIDRLRRLPSPSLTANESLDLNKLQELGVELVGRCVGLEDGRVQFSGSLANICASADLKMARLLASIDAYESAHTHDGIHGTPLPPAPTLLPDDPRLSIDLAQEGYASILWATGFTPNFSWLRAPYFDRKGQLLHDGGVVAQGLYVMGLPYMRYRRSTLLHGASSDAAELANHMQHGLFKAA from the coding sequence ATGAAACGCACAACCGCCGTCATAATCGGAGCAGGGCAATCAGGCCTCGCGATGAGCTTTGAGCTGATGAACAGAGGCATCGACCACATCATCCTCGAGCGTGGCGAAGTCGCCAACTCCTGGCGTCACGAGCGTTGGGACAGCCTCCGACTGTTAACACCAAATCGGATGAACAACCTTCCCGGCGTACCGTATGACGGGCCGGACAACGACGGGTTCATGAGCGTTTCTGAATTGATCGATCGTTTCGACGCCTGCCTCAAAAAGACGGCCTTTCCAGTCCAATTGGGGACGACTGTGCTTTCGGTCAAACCACTCTCGTCAGGGTATATCGTTCAAACTGACCAGGGCACAATCGAGGCAAAAATCGTGGTTATGGCCACGGGCGCCAACGTGCACCCCAAGATTCCGGCATTTTCGCATGCTTTCCCAAAAGACATCGTCCAAACGAACCCGCTTCATTACAAGCGCCCATCTGATTTACCCCATGGTAAGACCCTAGTTGTCGGCGCCTCGGCCTCAGGACTGCAACTGGCAAAGGAGTTACAATGTTCTGGTCGGCAGGTGACGTTGGCGGTTGGCAATCACACCCGAATGCCGAGGAGCTATCGCGGCAGTGATATCCTTGAGTGGATGGCGCGGATCGGCGTTACAAACACTCTCTATTCGGACGCGCCTGACATCGATCGGTTAAGGCGTCTGCCATCGCCATCGTTGACCGCAAACGAAAGTTTGGATCTGAACAAACTTCAAGAGCTTGGGGTTGAACTTGTCGGACGCTGCGTAGGCCTGGAAGATGGACGCGTGCAATTTTCGGGCAGCCTCGCCAATATCTGCGCATCTGCTGACTTAAAGATGGCTCGCTTGCTTGCGTCGATTGATGCCTACGAGAGCGCACACACGCACGATGGAATCCACGGCACACCGCTGCCGCCGGCGCCGACACTTCTGCCAGATGACCCAAGGCTTAGCATCGACCTCGCACAAGAGGGCTATGCCTCGATTCTCTGGGCAACAGGGTTCACGCCAAATTTCAGTTGGCTTCGTGCGCCCTACTTTGACCGCAAAGGACAGCTTCTACACGACGGAGGGGTCGTGGCCCAAGGCCTCTATGTGATGGGTCTGCCATATATGCGCTATCGGCGTTCGACCTTGTTACACGGTGCAAGCAGCGATGCTGC